The genomic window AATCAGAGAACCGACAAACCCCCATTCTTCTCCCACAGTAGTAAAGATGTAATCGGTGTGTTGTTCGGGTACAAATCCGCCTTTGGTTTGTGTTCCTTCAAGAAATCCTTTTCCGAACCAACCGCCCGATCCAATAGCAATTTCAGATTGATTAGTATTGTATCCAATCCCTTTCATATCCACCGATTTTCCTAATAAAATATTGAAACGATCGCGGTGGTGTTGTTTAAATACATTGTCAAAAACATAACTAACCGACAATACATATCCAGAAATCAGTATAAAAACAATACTACTCATGACTAAATTTCTATCGCCCAATCTCGATTTGAGATACACCAATACAATACCAACGAGTGATAAAAGGATTACATATTGAGGTTCTAAAACCAGTGTCAAAACAAATAGAACAATAGCAATAAATCCTGTCCAGATGTACCAAGCTGGCAATCCTTCACGGTACAGAACCACTATCAAAAAGCAATAAATTAAAGCACTTCCTGGGTCGTGAGGAACAATAAGCATAATAGGCAATCCCAATATACTCAATACCTGCCACTGTCGGTTGGTATCTTTTAAATTAATTTGAGTATCACTTAAATATTTGGCCAAAGCCAATGCTGTTGCAGATTTAACAAACTCCGAAGGTTGAATTCCAAAGGAACCAAAAGAATACCAGTTGGCTTGACCCTTAATTGTTTTTCCGAACACAA from Flavobacterium eburneipallidum includes these protein-coding regions:
- the rodA gene encoding rod shape-determining protein RodA — translated: MKNQSLTNNIDWICIIIYSLLVIMGWLNIYSSSLSSMESTATKQLMFIVLTVPLIFVLLYVDGKFYEKYASVIYVIGLLSLAGLFVFGKTIKGQANWYSFGSFGIQPSEFVKSATALALAKYLSDTQINLKDTNRQWQVLSILGLPIMLIVPHDPGSALIYCFLIVVLYREGLPAWYIWTGFIAIVLFVLTLVLEPQYVILLSLVGIVLVYLKSRLGDRNLVMSSIVFILISGYVLSVSYVFDNVFKQHHRDRFNILLGKSVDMKGIGYNTNQSEIAIGSGGWFGKGFLEGTQTKGGFVPEQHTDYIFTTVGEEWGFVGSLIVIALFVGLLLRIIYLAERQKTKFSRVYGYCVASILFIHFFVNIAMVLGIFPTIGVPLPLFSYGGSGLWGFTILLFIFIKMDANKVNEW